A genome region from Streptomyces sp. NBC_01296 includes the following:
- a CDS encoding SWIM zinc finger family protein, with the protein MITARDDRRRTFETVPAGVEAASWWGRAWVSALEEVSRDPARLARGRAYATEGHVDAVTVTPGRIVAYVRGSRARPYRTELALSPFPDAEWSELLEAVAAAPTALASLLEREVPQSLAGAVLPGAGELVPRCSCPDTARPPCKHAAALCYRAARLLDEDPFVLLLLRGRGERELLDELTRRNAAHAAREQPDAAPDFPGVPARTALGRTGLPPLPAPLPAPAAVGLPPAYPADPAAPDPLALDQLATDAAARALALLTTAEDPIAGLTLWQDAVRLASAHHTAGLTGAARTLYRDLARATGRTTTDLARAGAAWRQGGLPALAALEEPWDPPAGPFDRARPALLAASRGAFRPDRNRLTALTRQLRLGRDGLWYAYESRPGTEDWWPTGTPSPDPLTALRH; encoded by the coding sequence ATGATCACCGCGCGCGACGACCGCCGCCGCACCTTCGAGACCGTGCCCGCCGGGGTGGAGGCCGCCAGCTGGTGGGGCCGGGCCTGGGTGTCGGCGCTCGAGGAGGTGTCCCGCGACCCGGCCCGCCTGGCCCGGGGCCGCGCCTACGCCACCGAGGGCCATGTCGACGCGGTCACGGTCACCCCGGGCCGGATCGTCGCGTACGTGCGGGGCAGCCGGGCCCGTCCGTACCGCACGGAACTGGCCCTGAGCCCCTTCCCGGACGCCGAGTGGAGCGAACTCCTGGAGGCGGTGGCCGCAGCCCCCACGGCCCTCGCGAGCCTGCTGGAGCGGGAGGTTCCGCAGTCCCTGGCGGGCGCGGTCCTGCCCGGCGCGGGCGAGCTCGTCCCGCGCTGCTCCTGCCCGGACACCGCCCGTCCGCCGTGCAAGCACGCCGCCGCCCTCTGCTACCGGGCGGCCCGCCTCCTCGACGAGGACCCGTTCGTCCTGCTGCTCCTGCGCGGCCGGGGCGAGCGGGAGCTCCTCGACGAGCTGACCCGCCGCAACGCCGCCCACGCCGCCCGCGAACAGCCCGACGCCGCACCGGACTTCCCCGGTGTCCCGGCCCGCACAGCACTGGGCCGCACCGGCCTGCCGCCGCTGCCGGCCCCGCTGCCCGCGCCCGCCGCCGTGGGCCTCCCGCCCGCGTACCCGGCCGACCCGGCGGCCCCCGACCCGCTGGCCCTGGACCAGCTCGCCACGGACGCCGCCGCCCGGGCCCTCGCGCTGCTCACCACCGCCGAGGACCCGATCGCCGGCCTCACCCTCTGGCAGGACGCCGTCCGCCTGGCCTCCGCGCACCACACGGCCGGCCTCACCGGCGCCGCCCGCACCCTCTACCGGGACCTGGCCCGCGCCACCGGCCGCACCACCACCGACCTGGCCCGGGCCGGCGCGGCCTGGCGCCAGGGCGGCCTGCCCGCGCTCGCCGCCCTCGAGGAGCCCTGGGACCCCCCGGCGGGCCCCTTCGACCGGGCCCGCCCGGCCCTCCTGGCCGCCTCCCGGGGCGCCTTCCGCCCCGACCGCAACCGCCTCACCGCGCTCACCCGTCAGCTCCGCCTGGGCCGTGACGGCCTCTGGTACGCCTACGAGTCCCGCCCGGGCACCGAGGACTGGTGGCCCACCGGCACCCCCTCCCCGGACCCCCTCACCGCCCTGCGCCACTGA
- a CDS encoding DUF3320 domain-containing protein: MLGRTAHAGIHDRSDDPGLERLRGVLGAWRESLIDLGGRNRLLNFRHTKSSTLEIKVPGARRLLAELGSGWYFERMAQPDEGADGAGGGVSLEKQVQNAPPARSAATEIVTQKTAQQALDRALTQLRSTSGRMYNDYGLWVLWLGVGMVEWREEGAHEGSRAPLVLVPAELVRDRSGRTRLQAAEQQDPMHNPALAVKLDQLGVDWSAVEAVDCLDAAQVVDKAREAVAGQRGWAVDDGVVLALFASHKEAMYQDLKENEAAILASPLIRAIGLGPEAGLPDDLIGFEPPALERIDELQVPERTPLVLDADASQRQCIAAAMENRSFVMSGPPGTGKSQTITNMIAALMHAGRSVLFVSEKAAALDVVRNRLSDVGLGDFVLALHSGDTAKKAVAQELARVLKTEVRATGAAEHELDEAKRLREELSAHAAAMNEVRRPLGRSLYEVLGRLALLDQQDARRLALGAPGAGRGLSLSAAALQEAVVAAESMARSWRPVAEGDGFAWRGLRDPGAQAGSGRADGAPLAVLEEAEAALEALRLAAGRRTLADCTREPREARDIDRLAAELRAGLSRIPDSTTAGGGSLPEDPYPIVAQLAAVFGLDKPREVSEVLALCELVDVGGARHLPLAPWFETAVLGKARAAAEELRAAIAAAGAARSAAEDAFGPQVLAYVPLADLVRRFEEDHHGLTSRFKGQFRADKEAVAALAAGGVWDKGLRGRLGQALDWQRAHAEVGRLMGAHRELLGVYLPSDGRGFEPLDEALAAAARIGELAPGAPLRELREQLAHGAEPGDYSRLQVQAVRAALAEWCGAAERRSAAWATASSALYELFDDARKLGLHPALRGTLAEAGQALGVLRADFAGPEEWRAYRAGLAALEKLGLSELAATAAERGIDAGEFPAAVERAVLQRWADTVLATDQRLRTTRSADLDARVADFRAADRRLVDAAGGAVIAACNSRKPRAFGGGGAGIIIRESEKKTRHMAVRELLGKAREVAQSVKPCFMMSPLSVSQFLPSDYRFDVVIFDEASQVRPGDAINCVYRGKSLIVAGDEKQLPPTSFFDSSIGDEGGEYDADVPDSFESLLDACKAGAMRALPLRWHYRSRHEDLITFSNRSFYRNSMVTFPGAREHGPDVGVAFFKAEGVYDRGGRRDNRIEAALVAERVLHHFDTRPGQSVGVVALSQAQASAIEESVQQARLARPDLDDCFTENRLDGFFVKNLESVQGDERDVMIMSIGYGPDEHGRLGLNFGPMNNKDGGWRRLNVAVTRARHRVEVVASFHGGQLKDSDNRSIQDLKRYLQYAEQGPAVLAQDHGAVDGEPDSPFEESVLTVLRAWGYEVQPQVGVAGYRIDLGLRHPAAPGSYALGIECDGAMYHSSRAARDRDRLRQQVLEGLGWTLHRIWGTDWYRNRPEAECRLREAVEAAAAADPFVKPAGGQSARRSVGQTAAVQGPEYPDEAAAPSIPAPRTEPAPRPPEPERVAVSGVPERDWSRSYEPARVSVDSWSAPEIHTPEARPTLRRVLVQIIEAEGPVHEEVLVLRAREAWGLGRSGKRIVDNTRHVLRDLVRQGVAERTGSFMDVVGRELRWARTAEDDNPRKIAHVSPAERQLAMRELVLECPGMNRDELLQQTREFFGWKRMGADIRTALESDIEELLGGGGLSGAPDRLVAPR, from the coding sequence ATGCTCGGCCGGACGGCGCACGCCGGTATTCACGACAGAAGCGACGATCCCGGCCTGGAGCGTTTGCGCGGGGTGCTGGGTGCGTGGCGAGAGTCGCTCATCGACCTGGGCGGCCGGAACCGGCTCCTGAACTTCCGGCACACCAAGTCCTCGACGCTGGAGATCAAGGTTCCCGGCGCACGCCGGCTGCTGGCCGAGCTCGGTTCCGGCTGGTACTTCGAGCGCATGGCTCAGCCGGACGAGGGCGCGGACGGGGCCGGGGGCGGGGTCTCGCTCGAGAAGCAGGTGCAGAACGCGCCGCCCGCCCGCTCGGCCGCCACCGAGATCGTCACGCAGAAAACCGCCCAACAGGCCCTCGACCGCGCCCTGACCCAGCTGAGGTCGACCTCGGGCCGGATGTACAACGACTACGGCCTCTGGGTGCTCTGGCTCGGCGTCGGCATGGTGGAGTGGCGAGAGGAAGGGGCGCACGAGGGGAGCCGCGCGCCGCTCGTGCTGGTCCCGGCCGAACTCGTCCGGGACCGCTCGGGGAGGACTCGGCTGCAGGCGGCCGAGCAGCAGGACCCGATGCACAACCCGGCTCTGGCCGTGAAACTGGACCAGCTCGGGGTCGACTGGTCAGCCGTGGAGGCCGTCGACTGCCTGGACGCGGCCCAAGTGGTGGACAAGGCTCGTGAGGCGGTCGCAGGTCAGCGCGGCTGGGCCGTGGACGACGGCGTCGTCCTGGCCCTGTTCGCTTCCCACAAGGAGGCGATGTACCAGGACCTCAAGGAGAACGAGGCGGCCATCCTGGCAAGCCCGCTGATCCGGGCCATCGGGCTGGGGCCGGAGGCCGGCCTTCCGGATGACCTGATCGGGTTTGAACCCCCCGCTCTGGAGCGGATCGACGAGCTCCAGGTTCCCGAACGGACCCCGCTCGTCCTGGACGCGGACGCTTCGCAGCGACAGTGCATCGCAGCCGCCATGGAGAACCGCTCGTTCGTGATGAGCGGACCACCCGGAACCGGCAAGAGCCAAACCATCACGAACATGATTGCGGCACTGATGCACGCGGGCCGCAGCGTTCTGTTCGTCAGCGAGAAGGCCGCCGCGCTGGACGTCGTGCGCAACCGGCTGTCCGACGTCGGGCTCGGCGACTTCGTCCTCGCTCTGCACAGCGGTGACACGGCGAAGAAGGCCGTCGCCCAGGAGCTCGCCCGCGTACTGAAGACCGAGGTACGGGCCACGGGGGCGGCGGAGCACGAGCTGGACGAGGCCAAGAGGCTGCGGGAGGAACTGTCTGCCCATGCCGCCGCCATGAACGAGGTGCGCCGGCCGCTCGGCCGCTCGCTGTATGAGGTACTCGGCCGGCTCGCGCTGCTCGATCAGCAGGACGCGAGGCGGCTGGCGCTCGGCGCACCGGGGGCCGGCCGTGGTCTCTCCCTCAGCGCTGCCGCCCTGCAAGAAGCCGTGGTCGCCGCCGAATCCATGGCGAGATCGTGGCGCCCGGTGGCCGAGGGGGACGGCTTCGCCTGGCGCGGCCTGCGCGACCCCGGCGCGCAGGCAGGATCCGGCCGTGCGGACGGTGCGCCGCTGGCCGTCCTGGAGGAAGCGGAAGCTGCACTCGAGGCGCTGCGGCTCGCCGCCGGGCGTCGTACGCTCGCAGACTGCACCCGTGAGCCGCGAGAGGCCCGGGACATCGACCGGCTGGCGGCAGAGCTCCGGGCAGGGCTGTCGCGGATCCCTGATTCCACCACCGCAGGGGGCGGCTCCCTCCCGGAAGACCCGTATCCGATCGTTGCCCAGCTGGCCGCCGTCTTCGGGCTGGACAAGCCGCGAGAGGTGTCCGAAGTGCTGGCCCTCTGCGAGCTCGTGGACGTGGGCGGGGCCCGCCACCTGCCTTTGGCGCCCTGGTTCGAGACGGCTGTCCTGGGGAAGGCCCGTGCTGCGGCGGAGGAACTGCGAGCGGCGATTGCGGCGGCCGGTGCGGCGCGGAGTGCGGCCGAGGACGCGTTCGGGCCCCAGGTGCTCGCGTACGTACCGCTGGCAGATCTGGTGCGGCGGTTCGAAGAGGATCACCACGGGCTGACCTCGCGCTTCAAGGGACAGTTCCGTGCGGACAAGGAGGCCGTGGCGGCCCTGGCCGCGGGCGGCGTCTGGGACAAGGGACTGCGGGGAAGGCTCGGGCAGGCCCTCGACTGGCAGCGGGCCCATGCCGAGGTCGGCCGGCTGATGGGTGCGCACCGGGAACTGCTCGGGGTGTACCTGCCGTCGGACGGCCGCGGATTCGAGCCGCTCGACGAGGCCTTGGCCGCCGCCGCCCGCATCGGCGAGCTGGCGCCGGGCGCTCCGCTGCGGGAGCTGAGGGAACAGCTCGCCCACGGGGCCGAGCCCGGCGATTACAGCCGCCTCCAGGTGCAGGCCGTTCGCGCAGCGCTGGCCGAATGGTGCGGGGCCGCGGAGCGACGCAGCGCGGCGTGGGCCACCGCCTCGTCCGCGCTGTACGAGTTGTTCGACGATGCCCGCAAGCTGGGGCTCCATCCCGCCCTGCGGGGGACCCTTGCAGAGGCCGGGCAGGCGCTCGGCGTACTGCGCGCGGACTTCGCGGGACCGGAGGAATGGCGGGCGTACCGGGCAGGACTCGCCGCCCTGGAGAAGCTGGGGCTGAGCGAGCTCGCGGCGACCGCTGCGGAACGGGGCATCGATGCGGGGGAGTTCCCCGCCGCCGTCGAACGCGCCGTCCTCCAGCGCTGGGCCGACACGGTGCTTGCGACCGATCAGCGGCTCCGTACGACCAGGTCCGCCGACCTGGACGCGAGGGTGGCCGACTTCCGTGCGGCGGACCGCCGGCTCGTGGACGCCGCGGGCGGAGCGGTGATCGCAGCGTGCAACAGCCGCAAGCCGCGGGCGTTCGGAGGCGGCGGCGCGGGGATCATCATCCGTGAGTCCGAGAAGAAGACTCGGCACATGGCCGTGCGGGAACTCCTCGGGAAGGCCCGGGAGGTTGCCCAGTCGGTCAAGCCGTGCTTCATGATGAGCCCGCTGTCGGTCAGCCAGTTCCTCCCCTCGGACTACCGCTTCGATGTGGTCATCTTCGACGAGGCCTCCCAGGTCCGCCCCGGAGACGCCATCAACTGCGTGTACCGCGGGAAATCGCTGATCGTCGCGGGCGACGAGAAGCAGCTGCCGCCCACTTCGTTCTTCGACTCGTCCATCGGAGACGAGGGCGGGGAGTACGACGCGGACGTACCCGACTCCTTCGAATCGCTGCTGGACGCCTGCAAGGCCGGAGCGATGCGCGCGCTGCCTTTGCGCTGGCACTATCGCAGCCGCCACGAGGATCTGATCACGTTCAGCAACCGGTCCTTCTACCGGAACTCCATGGTGACGTTCCCCGGCGCGCGGGAGCACGGACCCGACGTCGGAGTCGCGTTCTTCAAGGCGGAGGGCGTGTACGACCGTGGTGGCCGGCGGGACAACCGGATCGAGGCGGCGCTCGTGGCGGAGCGAGTCCTCCACCACTTCGACACGCGGCCGGGCCAGAGCGTCGGTGTCGTCGCGCTGTCCCAGGCACAGGCGTCGGCGATCGAGGAGAGCGTGCAGCAGGCCCGACTGGCGCGTCCCGACCTCGACGACTGCTTCACCGAGAACCGTCTCGACGGATTCTTCGTCAAGAACCTGGAGTCGGTGCAGGGCGATGAGCGTGACGTCATGATCATGTCGATCGGTTACGGGCCCGACGAGCACGGCCGACTGGGCCTCAACTTCGGACCCATGAACAACAAGGACGGCGGCTGGCGGCGTCTCAACGTCGCCGTCACCCGCGCCCGCCACCGCGTGGAAGTGGTCGCCTCCTTCCACGGTGGACAGCTGAAGGACAGCGACAACCGGAGCATCCAGGACCTCAAGCGCTACCTGCAGTACGCAGAGCAGGGCCCTGCTGTCCTCGCCCAGGACCACGGGGCGGTGGACGGTGAACCGGACAGCCCGTTCGAGGAGTCGGTGCTCACCGTCCTGCGTGCCTGGGGATACGAGGTGCAGCCGCAGGTGGGCGTCGCCGGCTACCGGATCGACCTGGGGCTGCGCCACCCGGCCGCCCCCGGCTCGTACGCCCTCGGTATCGAGTGTGACGGTGCGATGTACCACTCCTCACGTGCGGCCCGGGACCGGGACCGGCTGCGCCAGCAGGTACTGGAGGGTCTGGGCTGGACCCTGCACCGGATCTGGGGCACCGACTGGTACCGCAACCGGCCGGAGGCGGAATGCAGGCTCCGCGAAGCCGTCGAGGCGGCGGCGGCAGCCGATCCCTTCGTCAAGCCGGCGGGCGGGCAGTCCGCTCGCCGATCGGTGGGCCAGACCGCGGCGGTGCAGGGGCCCGAGTACCCGGACGAGGCTGCCGCCCCGAGCATTCCGGCGCCGAGGACGGAGCCGGCACCGAGGCCGCCGGAGCCGGAGCGGGTTGCCGTGAGCGGGGTGCCCGAACGCGACTGGAGCAGGTCGTACGAGCCGGCCCGGGTGTCCGTCGACAGCTGGTCCGCACCGGAAATCCACACGCCTGAAGCGCGCCCCACGTTGCGCAGGGTTCTGGTGCAGATCATCGAGGCGGAAGGACCGGTCCACGAGGAAGTGCTGGTCCTGAGGGCCCGGGAAGCCTGGGGCCTGGGCCGCTCGGGCAAGAGGATCGTCGACAACACCCGGCACGTGCTGCGGGACCTCGTGCGCCAGGGGGTCGCGGAGAGGACGGGCTCCTTCATGGACGTCGTGGGCCGGGAGCTTCGCTGGGCCCGTACGGCGGAGGATGACAACCCGCGCAAGATCGCCCACGTGTCCCCGGCCGAGCGGCAGCTGGCCATGAGGGAGCTGGTCCTCGAATGCCCCGGGATGAACAGGGACGAGCTTCTCCAGCAGACGCGGGAATTCTTCGGGTGGAAGCGCATGGGCGCCGACATCCGGACCGCGTTGGAGTCCGACATCGAGGAGCTGCTGGGCGGGGGAGGGCTGAGCGGTGCGCCGGACCGGCTCGTAGCGCCGCGCTGA